One genomic window of Deltaproteobacteria bacterium HGW-Deltaproteobacteria-6 includes the following:
- a CDS encoding GTP pyrophosphokinase: MLRINDVLDKAQAYLTAEELEMIQKAYIYSATVHQGQVRLSGEPYLTHPMEVAGILTDMKMDSATIISGLLHDTIEDTLTTNEQIEKEFGKDVAFLVTGLTKLSRISFGSQEERQAENFRKMILAMSADIRILLVRLADRIHNMRTLQYQKPDRKIYIARETMDVYAPLANRLGINWMKMELEDLAFQYISPAAFNEIATRVAKSQESRNRYTEEVKTIIFKELEKVAIKAEVEGRAKHLYGIYKKMHEQHINFDEVYDVIAFRIIMDSDLDKTCYEALSIVHALWKPVPGRFKDYIAMPKANNYQSLHTAVIGPYGERVEIQIRTRAMHEWAEKGIAAHWRYKEGRAFQNNEDNQIKKLREALEIQQDIKNPKEFMSNLKMALFPDEVYVFTPHGDVKSFPKGATPIDFAYSIHTDVGNKCTGAKVNRNIVPLRYQLQNGDQVEIITQAGHHPSKDWLKYVVTSRAISKIRNWINLEEKNSSLALGKDLLEKEFKRNNLKFANYIKSDEIKKILTEHSLLTLDDLISQVGYGRISPRQVVNHFLVAEAPKEAEKLSEKEKKKSAASPSLGISLTGIDDVMVKFARCCNPIPGDEISGYISRGRGITVHTQNCPHLKRLDAERIVDVNWDVRQKHAYPVHIKVVCNDRKGVITEVSSVITSFDINISFAQVETTDMIANCEFVIDVYDTQQLNSIFSAIRQLKIVRSIERIRKA; encoded by the coding sequence ATGTTAAGAATCAATGATGTTCTTGATAAAGCTCAGGCCTATCTGACAGCCGAAGAGCTGGAGATGATTCAAAAGGCCTATATTTACTCGGCCACGGTGCATCAGGGTCAGGTGCGTTTATCCGGCGAGCCCTACCTGACGCATCCCATGGAAGTTGCCGGGATCCTTACCGACATGAAGATGGATTCGGCGACCATCATCAGCGGACTGTTGCATGACACGATTGAAGATACCCTGACCACCAACGAACAAATCGAGAAGGAATTCGGCAAGGATGTCGCTTTTCTGGTGACGGGCCTGACAAAACTCAGCCGCATTTCATTCGGTTCGCAGGAAGAAAGACAGGCCGAAAATTTCCGGAAAATGATTCTGGCGATGTCCGCCGATATCCGCATCCTCCTGGTCCGATTAGCCGACCGCATTCACAACATGAGAACCCTTCAGTATCAAAAGCCCGATCGGAAGATTTATATCGCGCGCGAAACGATGGATGTCTATGCTCCGCTGGCTAATCGTCTGGGGATCAACTGGATGAAGATGGAGCTGGAAGACCTGGCCTTTCAGTACATCTCGCCCGCCGCTTTCAATGAAATCGCCACGCGGGTCGCCAAATCCCAGGAGTCGCGCAACCGCTACACGGAAGAAGTAAAAACCATCATTTTTAAAGAACTGGAAAAAGTAGCCATAAAAGCCGAAGTGGAAGGCCGGGCGAAGCATTTATACGGCATTTACAAAAAAATGCATGAACAACATATCAATTTTGATGAAGTCTATGACGTCATCGCCTTTCGCATTATCATGGATTCCGATCTCGATAAAACCTGTTATGAAGCGCTCAGCATCGTGCACGCCTTATGGAAACCGGTTCCCGGCCGGTTCAAAGACTATATCGCCATGCCCAAGGCCAACAACTATCAGTCTCTGCACACGGCGGTCATCGGCCCCTACGGTGAAAGAGTTGAAATTCAGATTCGAACCCGGGCCATGCATGAATGGGCGGAAAAGGGCATTGCGGCTCACTGGCGCTATAAAGAGGGACGGGCTTTCCAGAACAATGAAGACAATCAGATCAAAAAACTCCGGGAGGCCCTGGAGATTCAGCAGGACATCAAGAACCCGAAAGAATTCATGTCCAATCTGAAGATGGCGCTGTTTCCGGACGAAGTTTATGTCTTCACGCCGCACGGCGATGTAAAATCTTTTCCCAAAGGAGCCACACCCATCGATTTTGCCTACAGCATTCATACCGATGTCGGGAATAAATGCACGGGAGCCAAGGTCAATCGTAATATTGTGCCGCTTCGTTACCAGCTGCAAAACGGGGACCAAGTGGAAATCATTACGCAGGCCGGCCACCACCCCAGCAAAGACTGGTTGAAATACGTGGTGACGTCGCGGGCCATTTCCAAAATCCGCAACTGGATCAATCTGGAGGAAAAAAACAGTTCGCTGGCGCTGGGCAAAGATTTGCTGGAGAAAGAATTCAAGAGAAACAACCTGAAATTTGCGAATTATATTAAATCAGACGAGATTAAGAAAATTCTGACGGAACATTCATTGCTGACCCTGGATGATCTGATTTCACAGGTGGGTTACGGCCGGATATCACCGAGGCAGGTGGTTAATCATTTTCTGGTTGCAGAAGCGCCGAAGGAAGCTGAAAAACTTTCGGAAAAGGAAAAGAAAAAGTCCGCTGCTTCCCCTTCGCTGGGTATCAGTCTTACCGGTATCGACGATGTCATGGTCAAATTTGCCCGGTGCTGTAATCCGATCCCGGGAGATGAAATATCCGGTTACATTTCCCGCGGACGCGGTATTACGGTTCACACCCAAAATTGTCCGCATCTGAAACGACTTGATGCCGAACGGATTGTGGATGTCAACTGGGATGTCCGCCAAAAACACGCCTATCCCGTGCATATCAAGGTGGTCTGCAATGACCGAAAGGGTGTTATCACAGAGGTCAGTTCGGTCATTACTTCATTTGATATCAATATCAGCTTTGCCCAGGTCGAGACGACGGATATGATCGCCAACTGCGAATTCGTCATTGATGTCTATGATACTCAGCAGCTCAATTCCATTTTTTCGGCCATTCGGCAATTAAAAATCGTCCGGTCCATCGAAAGGATACGCAAGGCCTGA
- a CDS encoding proline--tRNA ligase → MRYSEMHLPTGREVPSDAEVVSNQLMIRAGMIRKLTSGIYSYLPLGYRVIRKVEQIIREEMNKAGAQEVHLPMVQPAELWQESGRWTYYGKELLRFRDRNDRDYCLGPTHEEVITDLVRHDIKTYRQLPRNLYQIQTKFRDEVRPRFGVMRCREFGMKDAYSFDADEAGAEKSYQKMFAAYNNIFRRCGLQYRPVEADSGSIGGSYSHEFMVMAESGEDAIVFCEECNYAANLEKAEIARPEKTDTAEKDWLPMESVETPNVRTIDEVSSFLNVSPGQIVKTLIFNADGKPCAVLIRGDQDVNEIKVKNYLGASEVALADDEMIMKATGAPRGFAGAVGIKVKVIADYSIMNLVNLVTGGNKEDCHLKNVNIGRDFQIEAYADLRVSTPGDACPRCKGAIKFVRGIEVGHVFKLGTKYSKAMKAVYLDRDGKEKTMIMGCYGIGIGRTVAACIEQNFDENGIIWPMPLAPYTVIVTPVNINEAEVMKAAEDIYSELQALGVEVILDDRDERAGVKFKDADLIGIPLRIVVGPKNLKQGQVELKIRKTGESSLYAIQDIVSEVRKIIASELNGAS, encoded by the coding sequence ATGCGTTACTCGGAAATGCACCTGCCCACCGGGCGGGAAGTGCCGTCCGACGCAGAGGTGGTCAGCAATCAGCTCATGATTCGGGCAGGAATGATCAGAAAACTAACCAGCGGCATTTATTCCTATCTGCCGCTGGGCTATCGTGTCATTAGAAAAGTAGAACAGATTATCCGCGAGGAAATGAATAAAGCCGGGGCCCAGGAGGTTCATCTCCCGATGGTGCAGCCCGCGGAATTATGGCAGGAGTCCGGACGCTGGACATATTACGGTAAGGAGCTTTTAAGATTTCGCGACCGTAATGACCGCGACTATTGCCTGGGGCCGACCCATGAAGAGGTCATCACGGATCTGGTGCGCCATGATATTAAAACCTACCGGCAGCTGCCGCGCAATCTGTATCAGATTCAGACAAAATTCCGCGACGAAGTGCGTCCTCGCTTCGGTGTGATGCGCTGCCGCGAATTCGGCATGAAAGACGCGTACAGTTTTGACGCGGATGAAGCAGGCGCGGAAAAAAGCTATCAGAAAATGTTTGCCGCCTACAACAATATTTTCCGACGCTGCGGTTTGCAGTACCGTCCGGTAGAGGCGGATTCGGGCAGCATCGGCGGAAGTTATTCGCATGAGTTCATGGTCATGGCCGAATCGGGTGAGGACGCCATTGTCTTTTGTGAAGAATGCAACTATGCCGCCAATCTGGAAAAGGCCGAAATCGCCCGGCCGGAAAAGACAGACACGGCGGAAAAAGACTGGCTGCCGATGGAAAGCGTTGAGACACCGAATGTTCGCACCATTGATGAAGTCAGTTCATTCCTGAATGTATCACCCGGACAGATTGTCAAGACACTGATCTTCAACGCAGACGGCAAGCCCTGCGCGGTGCTGATTCGCGGCGATCAGGACGTTAATGAAATCAAGGTGAAAAATTATCTGGGAGCCTCAGAAGTTGCATTGGCCGACGATGAAATGATTATGAAGGCCACCGGCGCGCCCCGCGGTTTTGCCGGCGCCGTCGGCATTAAAGTCAAAGTCATTGCCGATTATTCCATCATGAACCTTGTCAATCTGGTAACCGGCGGCAACAAAGAAGATTGTCATCTTAAAAATGTCAATATCGGACGGGATTTTCAGATCGAAGCTTACGCTGATTTACGTGTATCCACGCCTGGTGACGCCTGTCCGCGATGCAAAGGCGCGATCAAGTTTGTTCGTGGCATTGAAGTCGGTCACGTTTTCAAACTGGGAACAAAATACAGCAAAGCCATGAAAGCCGTTTATCTGGATCGCGACGGCAAGGAAAAAACCATGATTATGGGCTGCTACGGCATCGGCATCGGCAGGACGGTGGCTGCCTGTATTGAACAGAATTTCGATGAAAACGGCATTATCTGGCCCATGCCGCTTGCGCCCTATACGGTGATTGTCACGCCCGTGAATATCAACGAGGCCGAGGTCATGAAAGCAGCGGAGGATATTTATTCGGAATTGCAGGCCCTGGGCGTGGAGGTTATTCTCGATGACCGCGATGAGCGGGCGGGGGTGAAGTTTAAGGATGCCGATCTGATCGGTATTCCACTCAGGATTGTCGTGGGTCCCAAGAATCTCAAACAGGGTCAGGTGGAGTTGAAAATCCGCAAAACCGGCGAGAGCAGCCTTTATGCGATCCAGGATATTGTTTCAGAAGTCCGGAAAATAATTGCTTCAGAATTAAACGGAGCCAGTTGA
- a CDS encoding 4-hydroxy-3-methylbut-2-en-1-yl diphosphate synthase, producing the protein MENGPRKRRKSREIQVGSVKIGGDAPVVVQSMTNTDTRNIEATVNQINALQEAGCEIVRVAVPDDEAVQAIPAIKNRIKIPLIADIHFQYQLAIDAIKNGADGIRINPGNIVKEKIAEIVKAAKERQTVIRIGVNAGSLQKDLVLDYGGVTAEALCASAMRNLEMFEGLGFDLIKLSLKSSDVPMMIEAYRMIADKTDYPLHLGVTEAGTVVNAAIKSALGIGPLLYDGIGDTIRVSVTGSPLLEMPLAYGILRALKIRQVGPEIISCPTCGRCQIDLLGLTEKIEKALAHRKKYIKVALMGCVVNGPGEAAEADIGIAGGHGFGMMFKKGVAYKKVEEKDFVPVLLEEIESLDNEK; encoded by the coding sequence ATGGAAAATGGTCCCAGGAAAAGAAGAAAATCCAGAGAAATTCAAGTCGGATCCGTCAAAATAGGAGGCGATGCACCTGTTGTTGTCCAATCCATGACCAACACGGATACTCGGAATATTGAAGCGACGGTCAATCAGATCAATGCATTGCAGGAAGCCGGCTGTGAGATCGTACGTGTGGCTGTTCCGGATGACGAAGCCGTTCAGGCGATACCGGCGATTAAAAATCGCATCAAAATTCCCCTGATTGCTGATATTCATTTCCAATATCAGCTGGCCATCGACGCCATCAAAAACGGTGCAGACGGCATCCGCATCAATCCCGGAAACATCGTCAAAGAGAAGATTGCCGAGATCGTTAAAGCAGCCAAAGAGCGGCAAACCGTTATCCGCATCGGCGTTAACGCCGGTTCCCTGCAAAAAGATCTTGTTCTGGATTATGGCGGCGTCACGGCGGAAGCCCTTTGCGCCAGCGCAATGCGCAACCTTGAGATGTTCGAGGGTTTGGGATTTGATTTAATCAAACTTTCGCTTAAGTCATCGGACGTGCCGATGATGATTGAAGCCTATCGCATGATCGCCGACAAAACGGATTATCCTTTGCATTTGGGCGTGACAGAAGCCGGAACGGTCGTCAATGCCGCGATCAAGTCCGCTCTGGGCATCGGCCCGCTGCTTTATGACGGGATCGGTGATACGATCCGTGTTTCCGTCACGGGAAGTCCGCTTTTGGAAATGCCGCTGGCTTACGGGATTCTGCGGGCGTTGAAAATTCGTCAAGTCGGTCCGGAAATCATTTCCTGTCCCACCTGCGGACGCTGCCAGATTGATCTCCTGGGATTAACGGAAAAGATCGAAAAAGCGCTTGCCCATCGGAAAAAATATATTAAAGTTGCTTTAATGGGCTGTGTGGTCAACGGGCCCGGTGAAGCGGCGGAAGCCGATATCGGCATTGCCGGCGGTCACGGGTTCGGTATGATGTTTAAAAAGGGCGTCGCTTATAAAAAAGTCGAAGAAAAAGATTTTGTCCCGGTTTTGCTCGAAGAGATAGAATCCCTGGACAATGAAAAATAA
- a CDS encoding amidophosphoribosyltransferase yields MGGLFGVVAQDSCVQALFYGTDYHSHLGTENGGMAVFGDKGFYNTIHGISQAQFKSRFVDDYKKMDGYYGIGAIDDESPQPLIFRSKFGIYAVVATGLITNKSELVSELLNEGASFTEMAGGGINNAEVVASLINRGDNIVEGIASMRGIIEGSICVLVLTPEGIYAARDKVGRFPLALGQSKDKSRKSYVVATEASSFENLGYELFRFLGPGEIVLLAPDGIKQLKPEGKEKKICSFLWIYTGSPSSTYDGVSVERTRERCGAYLAKRDNVEADFVAGVPDSGVGHAIGYAMASGIPYRRPLVKYTPGYGRSYTPPTQEIRDLVATMKLVAVRDVINGNRMIVCDDSIVRGTQLKNLTVKKLWDNGAKEIHIRPACPPLMYPCIYASSTRTTAELACHKAMRALEGKVIDDPSDYLDTASSKHAKMIEWIRHNLNVTSLKYMTIEDMIDAIGLPAEQLCLHCWLGK; encoded by the coding sequence ATGGGAGGTCTTTTTGGAGTAGTAGCACAAGATAGTTGTGTTCAGGCGCTCTTTTACGGAACGGATTATCATTCTCATCTGGGAACAGAAAACGGCGGCATGGCTGTTTTTGGCGACAAAGGTTTTTATAACACGATTCACGGCATATCGCAGGCGCAGTTTAAATCGCGATTTGTTGATGATTATAAAAAGATGGACGGATACTACGGCATCGGAGCCATTGATGATGAATCGCCGCAACCCCTGATCTTCCGTTCCAAGTTCGGTATTTATGCCGTGGTTGCCACAGGCCTCATCACCAATAAAAGCGAGCTGGTCAGCGAATTGCTCAATGAAGGAGCCTCCTTTACGGAAATGGCGGGGGGTGGCATCAATAACGCGGAGGTTGTCGCTTCCCTGATCAACCGGGGGGATAATATTGTAGAAGGAATCGCCTCCATGCGGGGAATTATTGAGGGGTCTATTTGTGTTCTGGTCCTGACACCGGAGGGCATTTATGCCGCCCGGGATAAGGTTGGACGCTTTCCCCTGGCGCTGGGTCAGAGCAAGGACAAAAGCCGGAAATCCTATGTTGTGGCCACTGAAGCAAGCTCCTTTGAAAATCTTGGATATGAACTATTTCGTTTTCTGGGACCTGGAGAAATTGTGTTGCTTGCGCCTGACGGCATCAAACAGCTCAAACCGGAAGGTAAAGAAAAGAAAATCTGTTCGTTTTTGTGGATTTATACGGGGTCGCCTTCATCGACGTATGACGGCGTCAGTGTGGAGCGGACCCGGGAACGCTGCGGCGCATATTTAGCCAAGCGGGATAACGTTGAAGCGGATTTTGTCGCCGGTGTGCCCGATTCCGGAGTCGGTCACGCCATCGGTTACGCGATGGCATCCGGGATTCCGTATCGACGGCCCCTGGTGAAGTATACGCCCGGTTACGGAAGGAGTTATACTCCGCCCACTCAGGAAATTCGTGATCTGGTTGCCACTATGAAACTCGTTGCTGTAAGAGATGTGATTAACGGCAACCGGATGATTGTTTGCGACGACTCCATCGTTCGCGGAACGCAGTTAAAAAATTTGACGGTAAAAAAATTGTGGGATAACGGCGCCAAAGAAATTCATATCCGTCCCGCCTGTCCGCCTCTGATGTACCCCTGTATTTATGCGTCTTCGACCAGAACAACGGCTGAACTGGCTTGTCATAAAGCGATGCGTGCACTGGAAGGGAAAGTTATTGATGATCCGTCTGATTATCTTGACACGGCATCATCAAAGCACGCTAAAATGATTGAATGGATCAGACATAATTTAAATGTAACGTCTCTGAAATATATGACCATCGAAGACATGATTGATGCGATTGGTCTGCCTGCAGAGCAGCTTTGCCTGCATTGCTGGCTGGGGAAATAA
- a CDS encoding pantetheine-phosphate adenylyltransferase — translation MTQEKFDSKVAIYPGSFDPITNGHVDIIKRGNRIFDEIIVLVAYNPRKSSLFSVEERCQFIREIFQNYEGIRVDSHDGLLIDYLKNSGASTILRGMRALSDFEYEFQMALMNRRQTKNIETVFLMSGFRWFYTSSNLIKEVASLGGSVKGLVPENVHQKLMEKYNINNNRK, via the coding sequence ATGACGCAAGAAAAATTTGACAGCAAAGTTGCGATTTACCCGGGTTCGTTTGATCCGATAACCAACGGCCATGTGGATATTATTAAAAGAGGCAACAGAATCTTCGATGAAATCATCGTTCTTGTTGCATATAACCCGAGAAAATCATCCCTGTTTTCAGTAGAAGAGCGGTGTCAGTTCATCCGGGAAATATTTCAAAATTATGAGGGGATTCGAGTGGATTCTCATGACGGACTGCTCATTGATTATCTCAAAAACTCCGGGGCGAGTACGATACTGCGGGGCATGCGCGCTCTTTCCGATTTTGAATATGAATTTCAAATGGCGCTGATGAACCGCCGCCAGACAAAAAATATCGAGACGGTCTTTCTCATGAGCGGATTCAGGTGGTTTTACACCAGCTCCAACCTTATCAAGGAGGTGGCCAGTCTGGGAGGATCGGTCAAGGGTCTCGTTCCCGAAAATGTGCATCAAAAATTAATGGAAAAATATAATATTAACAATAACAGGAAGTAG
- the rsmD gene encoding 16S rRNA (guanine(966)-N(2))-methyltransferase RsmD, which yields MRISGGEAKGRALKFPPRSTQRPTTDFLREALFNLLGSPADQFFLDLFAGSGSVGLEAASRQAKEVTFVEKSKDLVGVVHENVSLCGYSGKCLVIHADIQSALRDLYGKKCRFDVIFADPPYNQGFIGKTLGALNEYPVLQEEGIIVFQHSVREQIKALPDRWSVADQRKYGDNLLTFLRVESS from the coding sequence ATGAGAATTTCCGGAGGTGAAGCAAAAGGAAGGGCGCTGAAATTTCCTCCCCGTTCAACGCAAAGACCCACTACTGATTTTTTAAGGGAAGCTCTTTTTAATCTATTGGGATCACCAGCGGACCAGTTCTTTCTGGATTTATTTGCCGGATCCGGGTCCGTGGGGTTGGAGGCCGCCAGTCGTCAAGCAAAAGAAGTTACCTTTGTTGAAAAAAGCAAGGATCTTGTCGGAGTTGTTCATGAAAACGTTTCACTATGCGGTTATTCGGGAAAATGTCTGGTCATCCATGCCGACATTCAATCGGCCCTGCGTGATCTTTATGGAAAAAAATGCAGATTTGATGTGATATTTGCCGATCCTCCCTATAACCAGGGCTTTATCGGAAAAACACTTGGTGCGTTGAACGAATATCCTGTTCTACAAGAAGAAGGCATCATTGTTTTTCAACATTCAGTCCGGGAACAAATAAAAGCGCTTCCGGACAGATGGTCTGTGGCGGACCAGAGAAAATATGGGGACAATTTATTAACTTTTCTTAGGGTGGAAAGTTCATGA
- the pssA gene encoding CDP-diacylglycerol--serine O-phosphatidyltransferase has protein sequence MNKERHIRNMRIKKGIYVLPNLFTTASLFMGFYSIIASVQEKFFLAAIAIIISLIFDGLDGRIARMTNTTSKFGAEYDSLADLIAFGVAPALLAYTWAMSFDGKPGWMAGFLFVACGALRLARFNIQIGLIDSKYFNGLPIPAAACVIATTVIFFDHIGFEGTLRDPFKMIMILVVILALLMVSNIKYYSFKNMNFRSRMPFKILLVAIGIFLVFYYKPEIMAFVIMVGYALSGPVWWVLKFIQKMRQKDLTSDEPKQES, from the coding sequence ATGAATAAAGAACGGCACATCAGAAATATGCGCATTAAAAAAGGAATCTATGTTCTGCCGAACCTTTTTACAACGGCAAGTTTGTTTATGGGATTTTATTCCATCATTGCGTCTGTTCAGGAAAAGTTTTTTCTGGCGGCCATTGCCATCATCATATCGCTGATCTTCGACGGATTGGACGGGCGAATCGCCCGAATGACCAACACAACCAGCAAATTCGGCGCGGAATATGATTCGCTGGCTGATCTGATTGCTTTCGGCGTTGCGCCGGCCCTGTTGGCCTATACCTGGGCTATGTCATTTGACGGTAAACCGGGCTGGATGGCCGGATTTCTTTTCGTGGCATGCGGCGCCTTGCGGCTGGCCCGCTTTAATATTCAGATCGGTCTGATCGACAGTAAATATTTCAATGGGCTTCCCATTCCCGCAGCCGCCTGCGTCATTGCCACAACCGTGATATTTTTTGATCACATTGGTTTTGAAGGGACCCTTCGTGATCCTTTCAAGATGATTATGATTCTGGTTGTGATTTTAGCCCTCTTGATGGTCAGCAACATCAAATATTACAGCTTTAAAAACATGAATTTCCGTTCGCGGATGCCCTTTAAGATATTGCTTGTTGCCATAGGCATTTTTTTAGTTTTTTATTATAAACCGGAAATTATGGCTTTCGTTATTATGGTCGGGTATGCTCTGTCCGGTCCTGTCTGGTGGGTTTTAAAATTTATTCAGAAAATGCGTCAGAAAGACCTGACGAGCGATGAGCCTAAACAGGAATCTTAG
- a CDS encoding phosphatidylserine decarboxylase family protein, whose product MKHNSIIAYEGFPFIILSLVFTVFAAFFGILWLTLSLAAITVFIICFFRNPERYYQEEDKLVICPADGKVIRIEEVDVQGTITGRFKKISIFMNVFNVHVNRAPYDGVIEKIYYHKGKFLSANLDKASAENERNEVMIRTKDDRAIWTVQIAGLIARRIVCWTREGENIKKGERFGLIRFGSRVEVFLPTDSRIVVNLNDKVRAGQTPLGYLS is encoded by the coding sequence ATGAAACATAATAGTATTATCGCTTACGAAGGTTTCCCCTTTATCATCCTTTCCCTCGTCTTCACTGTCTTTGCAGCTTTTTTCGGTATCCTGTGGCTGACGCTTTCCTTAGCCGCAATTACGGTTTTCATCATCTGTTTTTTCCGCAATCCGGAGAGGTATTATCAGGAAGAGGATAAACTAGTGATCTGCCCGGCCGATGGTAAAGTTATCAGAATAGAAGAAGTTGACGTTCAGGGCACTATCACCGGCCGGTTTAAGAAAATCAGTATTTTCATGAATGTCTTTAATGTCCATGTGAATCGTGCCCCCTATGACGGGGTGATAGAAAAGATTTATTACCACAAGGGCAAATTCCTGTCGGCCAATCTGGATAAGGCCTCGGCGGAAAATGAACGAAATGAAGTAATGATTCGCACAAAAGACGACCGTGCCATTTGGACGGTGCAGATTGCCGGACTCATCGCCCGGAGAATTGTCTGCTGGACCCGTGAAGGAGAAAATATTAAAAAAGGCGAACGGTTCGGTTTGATTCGCTTCGGCTCCCGCGTTGAAGTATTTTTGCCTACGGATTCCCGAATTGTTGTAAATCTGAATGACAAAGTCCGGGCGGGACAAACACCCTTAGGATACCTTTCATGA
- a CDS encoding glutaredoxin family protein: MSTKVKIYTLSTCSHCKAAKKFLNENNVTFDATDVDLLKGADREAVLNEVVQYNPQRSFPTIIIGNKIIIGFKEHDIKEALGI; encoded by the coding sequence ATGTCAACGAAAGTTAAAATATATACTTTAAGCACATGCAGCCATTGCAAAGCGGCAAAAAAATTTCTGAATGAAAACAACGTTACGTTTGATGCAACGGATGTCGACTTGCTCAAGGGCGCGGACAGAGAAGCCGTGCTGAATGAGGTTGTACAGTATAACCCGCAACGTTCTTTTCCTACCATCATCATCGGCAACAAAATTATTATCGGTTTTAAAGAGCATGACATCAAGGAGGCGTTGGGAATTTAA
- a CDS encoding ferredoxin:thioredoxin reductase has translation MTPSELYDLLKKAQEPKGYFFNKDRDWVLSILRDLLVNKERYGYTSCPCRLASGDREKDRDIMCPCVYRPEDVKEYGSCYCNLYVNRDWNDDKIPHRYVPERRPPEKIFF, from the coding sequence ATGACGCCTTCCGAACTATATGATCTGTTAAAAAAAGCCCAGGAGCCCAAGGGTTATTTCTTTAACAAAGACAGGGATTGGGTACTTTCCATCCTCCGGGATCTGCTCGTCAACAAGGAACGTTATGGTTACACATCCTGCCCCTGCCGCCTGGCCTCGGGTGACCGTGAAAAAGACCGTGACATCATGTGTCCATGCGTTTACCGGCCTGAAGATGTGAAAGAATACGGAAGTTGTTATTGCAACTTATATGTTAACCGGGACTGGAATGATGATAAGATTCCTCACCGGTATGTTCCGGAAAGACGACCGCCGGAAAAAATATTTTTTTGA
- a CDS encoding integration host factor subunit beta has product MTKNELIKRTQVKFKSYSQKDIALAVEAILSSMTGALKKNERIEIRGFGTFTMRERKSRIGRNPKSGAEVTLGDRRIPFFKTAKDLRLKVDNKR; this is encoded by the coding sequence ATGACGAAAAATGAATTAATCAAAAGAACTCAGGTAAAGTTTAAAAGTTATTCGCAAAAGGATATTGCTTTAGCGGTGGAAGCAATTTTGAGTTCCATGACCGGCGCCTTGAAGAAAAATGAAAGAATCGAAATAAGAGGATTCGGCACGTTTACCATGCGTGAAAGGAAATCCAGAATCGGCCGCAATCCCAAGTCAGGGGCCGAGGTCACTCTTGGCGATAGAAGGATTCCTTTTTTTAAAACAGCTAAGGATCTCCGGTTGAAGGTAGATAATAAAAGATGA